The genomic DNA ACCAAGCTGCCACGCAGAGTTTTATCCAAAGCAACTTATTGGTGTCCTTGAATAACTTCCAAACGAGCAATCCTAACAACGGTGATACAACCAGCCAGAAAAGCAGGGAGTGGGTAATGCCTCTATGAAACAGCATTGCTGTTGCCGATGGAAGAAATGGCTGAACAGCTACATCGAGGTCGGGTAAAATGGCCACTACTGCACCAACCAAGGCAGCTTTTTTACCGACAACCTTCCCCCCAACTATTTCGCCTATTACAGCGCCAAGCGCCAAATGCGTTATTGTATCCATACCCCAACCGCTTGATGGTGCAATTTATGAAATTTCCAACCGCAGAATTGCTTTTGATGAATAAATCCTAGCGGAGAGGTTTGCCAAATCCTCCTATCTTTGCAGCAAAATAAAGTTTATACAGGTGAAAAGAAACAAGGAGAAGCCATTAATAGAAAACGTGCTAATTACCGATGTTGCAGCCGAAGGCAAAGCGTTGGCAAGGGTAAACGATAAAGTATTATTTGTTCCCTTTGCCGTTCCCGGTGATGTGGTGAATGTGCAAGTTACACGCAAACGGACAAGCTACATGGAGGGTTATATTACTGAATATGTAAAGCTCTCGGCGATTCGGCAGGAGCCATTTTGCGAGCACTTTGGCACCTGTGGTGGTTGCAAGTGGCAGTTTTTACCTTATACGGAACAGCTCAACTTCAAGCAAAAGCAGGTTGAAGATCAGCTTGTGAGGATTGGAAAGTTGACATTGCCTACCATCAGCCCTATTCTAGGTTCCGAAAACACCACCCACTACCGCAACAAGCTGGAATACACTTTCTCCAACCGCCGCTGGATAAAGAAGGAAGAGGCAATCAATGAAGGAGAAATAAGGGATACTAGGGCACTGGGATTTCATATTCCTGGCATGTTCGATAAAATCCTAGACATTCACACCTGCTACCTACAGCCGGAACCGTCCAACTCCATAAGGCTAGCAGCACGCGAGTGGGCCATCAACAGCGAAGCCGATTTCTACGATAACCGGAGCCACCAAGGATTGCTCCGCAACCTCATCATCAGGACCTCCGAAACTGGTGAAGTGATGGTGATTGTGGTTTTTGCTTACAACCACGAAGAGCATATACCGGGGCTGCTCAGCCATCTTGGCCAAAAGTTTCCATCGATAACCTCCTTACAATATGTGATAAACCCTAAACTAAACGACACCATCAACGACCTTGAGGTGATTGTTTTTAAAGGGAAGGACCACATGATGGAGAAGATGGAGGACCTTAATTTTAAGGTTGGTCCAAAATCGTTCTACCAAACCAACAGCAAGCAGGCCTACCAGCTATACTCCGTTGCGCGTAAGTTTGCCGCACTAACTGGTAACGAAATTGTTTACGATTTATACACTGGTACCGGTACCATTGCCAACTTTATTGCCCATAATGCAAAAAAGGTGGTGGGCATTGAGTATGTTCCTGAAGCCATTGAGGACGCTGTCGAAAACTCAAAGATAAATGGCATTACCAACACCGAATTCTTTGCCGGAGATATGAAAAACATGCTTAGGCCTGAATTTATGGAGCAGCATGGCTATCCCGACGTGGTTATTCTGGATCCTCCGCGCGCGGGAATTCATGCCGATGTTGCCGAAAATCTTCTGCATGCATTACCTCTGCGGATTGTATACGTTAGCTGCAACCCTGCAACGCAAGCTCGCGACCTGGCCCTTCTAAGCGAGAAATACAAGGTTACTGAAGTACAACCAGTGGACATGTTTCCACACACACATCACGTGGAGAATGTTGTTAAGCTAGAAAGAATTTAAGGAGAGCATGAGCCATTACCATCAACCCAATAAAATAAGGAGTTACACCTCCATTTGGCTGTGGCTAGAAATGGCGTTGATATTTGTGGGAGGCCCATTGCTTTACCTATTCAACCTGCTTCCTGGACATAAATCCATACCGCTACTTGTAATATTCGCTGGCGCATTAATCTATCTTCTTACCAGTAAAAACTTCAGTAACATAAACCTGGGCTTTAACGGGTTTAGGGAGTGGAAGGAGCTGTTCTTAAAAGCTGGTTTGGTGGCTTTGGTGCTTATGGCCCTCACCCTAATATTTGAACCGCATAACTTGTTTATTCTGCCACGGACCAAACCACTTCTTTGGGGTTTAATAATGGTATTCTACCCTATCTGGTCGGCCCTGACTCAAGAACTCATCTATCGCCCGTTCTTCTTTGCTAGATATAGAAGGATTATTGGCTCACGAAGAGCCGTTCTTCTGCTAAACGCACTTCTATTTGCCTTTTTGCATATCATCTTTCGAAATTGGGTGGCAGTAGTTGGAGCATTTGTAGCTGGACTCTTTTGGGCAAGGAACTACCAAAAGAATCAGTCCTGGTTGGCAGTGGCCCTTGAGCATGCCATTTGGGGAAATTTGCTATACACCATCGGGCTTGGCCACTACTTCTACGTACCTGACTTTTAAACCGGAGTTACTCTTACAGGTAAACAAAAAACGGGACGCTGAAATTCAGCGTCCCGTTTCCTTTAAAACTTATTTGGTTACTTCTTCTCATACGACTTTGG from Williamwhitmania sp. includes the following:
- the rlmD gene encoding 23S rRNA (uracil(1939)-C(5))-methyltransferase RlmD: MKRNKEKPLIENVLITDVAAEGKALARVNDKVLFVPFAVPGDVVNVQVTRKRTSYMEGYITEYVKLSAIRQEPFCEHFGTCGGCKWQFLPYTEQLNFKQKQVEDQLVRIGKLTLPTISPILGSENTTHYRNKLEYTFSNRRWIKKEEAINEGEIRDTRALGFHIPGMFDKILDIHTCYLQPEPSNSIRLAAREWAINSEADFYDNRSHQGLLRNLIIRTSETGEVMVIVVFAYNHEEHIPGLLSHLGQKFPSITSLQYVINPKLNDTINDLEVIVFKGKDHMMEKMEDLNFKVGPKSFYQTNSKQAYQLYSVARKFAALTGNEIVYDLYTGTGTIANFIAHNAKKVVGIEYVPEAIEDAVENSKINGITNTEFFAGDMKNMLRPEFMEQHGYPDVVILDPPRAGIHADVAENLLHALPLRIVYVSCNPATQARDLALLSEKYKVTEVQPVDMFPHTHHVENVVKLERI
- a CDS encoding CPBP family glutamic-type intramembrane protease produces the protein MSHYHQPNKIRSYTSIWLWLEMALIFVGGPLLYLFNLLPGHKSIPLLVIFAGALIYLLTSKNFSNINLGFNGFREWKELFLKAGLVALVLMALTLIFEPHNLFILPRTKPLLWGLIMVFYPIWSALTQELIYRPFFFARYRRIIGSRRAVLLLNALLFAFLHIIFRNWVAVVGAFVAGLFWARNYQKNQSWLAVALEHAIWGNLLYTIGLGHYFYVPDF